The DNA region ACGACGAGGAAGGCCGATTCGAGGCCCGCGCTCGGCTCGTAGGGGCCGAAGTCGGACAACACGATGCCGCCGGTGACGGCCGCCTCGCGCACCGCCGACGCGAGGATCGAGCGCGTGTACGTGCCGGTCAGGACGTTGCTGCCGAGATCGTCCTCGCGGGCGCAGCTGAAGAGCACGAGCCCCTCGGCGTCGAGCAGCAGGATGTCGTACCACGGCGAGGAATTGCGGAAGCGGACGAGTTCGTGACCCTCCTGCTGGGCGAGCGCCTCCCACGAGGCCCCGCCGATCCAGCTGCGGGCGTTCTGGCCGCTGGCCTGCAGATCGGCTTCCAGAAGTTCCAGGAAGGCGAGGTTCGAGCGCAAACGGCTCTGGTGGTCGAGCTCGCGGCGCGCCCGGTCGAAGAAGGCGTGCACGGTCTCCTTGCCGGCCGTGGCCGATCCCATCAGGGCGTCGCGGATGGCCTTGTGCTGGGATCGGCGCGCGCTCGTGTAGCCGATGGATCCGGCGACCACGAGGGGGATCACCGCCACGCCCATCAGCCACACCAGCAGGGTGTGGCGCAGGCTGCGCCGCGAGGGTCGGCCCACCTGGATCGGAGACGGGTTCTTGGGCAGCACGGACATGATCCCTCGTCGGTCGGTAGCCCCGCACGACCCGGACCGCCCGGCCCGGGTTTCTTTCCTGTCCAGATTCGGCCGAACTGAGGGAAACTTTACGCAGGAACGCCACCGCGGGGCAGCGGGGGGAATCATGGGAAACGCCCGGCCCCTTCCTGCGGGGCCGGGCGTCTGCACCTGTCGGCGGGCGTCGGCCCGCTAGTCTTGCCGCACCTTGGCGGCGATGCCCAGCCTTTCCATCTGGCGGTACAGGGTGCTGCGGCTGACACCCAGGGCACGCGCCGCCCGGGCGCGGTTGCCGTCGGCTTCGGCCAGGGCCAGCAGGATCCGCGAACGCCCGGTCTCCCGGCCGCCGAGCCGCCGCGGCGCGTCGGCCGGCCTGAAGGCGCCCGCGCCGTCGCGCCCCACGAGGTGCACGGGGAAGCCGTCGGCATCGCCCAGTTCGACGTCCACCGCGCCGCACGCCGCATGCTGGACGTGCGCCTGGCGGGCCGCCATGGCGATCTCCCGCACGTTGCCCGGCCAGGCATAGGACTGGGCCCGCTCGAGGCTGGCGGCGCTGAAGTAGCGCGACAGCTCGACCGGAACGCCGGCCGCCTCGGCCAGGAAGTGCTTCAGGAGCGGCAGGATGTCCTCGCGCCGCTCCGTGATGGGAGGCAGCCTCAGCTCGAGGATCTTCAATCGGTAGTAGAGATCGGCCCGGAACCGGCCCTCGGCCACCCGCTGCTTCAGATCGGCGTTGGTCGCGGCCACGAGCCGGATGTCGGCGTGGCGTTCGGCCGGGTCGCCGATGGCCTGGTACGAGCCGTCCTGCAGCAGGCGCAGCAGCCGCGGCTGCAGTTCCAGGGGCAGGTCGCCGATCTCGTCCAGGAAGAGGGTGCCGCCGTGGGCGCGGGCCGCCAGGCCGATGCCGTCGCTCTCGGCCCCGCTGAACGAGCCCTTCGTGTGGCCGAAGAACTCCCGTTCGAAGATCGACTCGGGAATGGCCGTCACGTTGACGCACACCAGCTCGCCGTGGCGCCGGGTGCTCTTCTCGTGCAGGCGCCGCGCGAAGAGCTCCTTGCCGGTCCCGGTCTCGCCCGTCACCAGCACCGGTTCGCCGCTGTCGGCGAAGGCGTCGGTCAGCTGGATCAGGTCGCGCATGCGCGACGAGACGTGGACGATGCGCACCGGCGCGCGCCGCAGCCCGGTCGGGCGCGGTCCCGCCGCGGCGCCGGCCGCGAGACGTCCGGAGAGCTCGACGTCCTGGCGCACGCCCGAAATCCGGTTCAGCAGCTGGCGGGCCGCCAGGATCCAGTGGTCGACCTCCATCTTCAGGAAGAGGTCGAGGGCCGACATGGCATCCTGCCAGGCCTCGTCGAGGATCAGGCCGCGCTCGTCGTCGAGACCGCCCTCGACCCGGGCCACGGCGGTCTCGGCCGCCTGCAGGTGCGCGATCGCCAGCTCGTGCCGGCCGTTGACCTCGGCCAGCAGCCCCACGGCGTCGCGCGCGTAGTGCTGGGCCGAGCCCAGGTCGGCCAGACCGAGCAGGGTCTCGGACATGACCCGCTTGATCACGCCTTCCTCGAAGCGATCGCCCTGGCGCCGGGCCAGGCCGAGGGCGCGCGTCAGCACGGGCACGGCTTCGGACTGCCGGCCGAGCCGCGTCAGGCACTCGCCCTGCCGGCGCAGCACCTCCATGACGATGTCGCCGTCGGGCGCGATGCTGTTGCCCACGGCCAGGGCGCGGCTGTAGTAGCGCCGGGCCGCTTCGATCTGGCCCTGGTCGCGATGCACGTCGCCGAGGAATTCGAGGGCCAGCGCCTCTTCGCGCGAGAGCAGCAGGCCGTTGGCCCGCTCGTAGGCCTGCATCAGTTCGGCGCGGGCGCCTTCGAAGTCGCGCCGCAGGCGCAGGGTGTTGCCCAGGGCGATGCCCGCCCGGCACAGGCTGGTGCGCGCGTCGACCTGCTCGAGCAGCCGGATGGCGGCTTGCAGCTCGGACTGCGAGCGGCCGAAATCGCCCTGCTTGTAGTGGGCGATTCCGACATTCAACCTGTTGCCGCCCATATTCTTGAGCATTCCGAGTTGAGAATGCAGTTGATGGGCCCGCTCGAACCAGCGCACGGCTTCCTGATACTCGGCGCCGCGGAAGGCGATCACGCCCATGAGATTGGCGGTGCGCGCCCCGTCGAGGCGGTTGTCCAGCACGCGGTACACCGAATAGGCGGCCTCGACGTCCTCGCGCGCCGCGTCCGGATCTCCAAGGGCCGACCAGGCCTGGCCCCGCAGGTACAGGAAGTCGGCGATGACCGGCGGCAGGTGCTGCCGGTGGGCGTCGATGAACGCGGTCGCCACGTC from bacterium includes:
- a CDS encoding sigma 54-interacting transcriptional regulator, with the translated sequence MRNSAQDTRVAGHATGGSLGEIPLDPKAWEQAWKAFLDEDYENSLKLARACLDAIETREPGPIALVPAPGSPTVKDGVVLCARNLFQLERFQDFEVLHASAGRWDMVPAGLPDLEVVRLAFACKRGDYMPVIDVATAFIDAHRQHLPPVIADFLYLRGQAWSALGDPDAAREDVEAAYSVYRVLDNRLDGARTANLMGVIAFRGAEYQEAVRWFERAHQLHSQLGMLKNMGGNRLNVGIAHYKQGDFGRSQSELQAAIRLLEQVDARTSLCRAGIALGNTLRLRRDFEGARAELMQAYERANGLLLSREEALALEFLGDVHRDQGQIEAARRYYSRALAVGNSIAPDGDIVMEVLRRQGECLTRLGRQSEAVPVLTRALGLARRQGDRFEEGVIKRVMSETLLGLADLGSAQHYARDAVGLLAEVNGRHELAIAHLQAAETAVARVEGGLDDERGLILDEAWQDAMSALDLFLKMEVDHWILAARQLLNRISGVRQDVELSGRLAAGAAAGPRPTGLRRAPVRIVHVSSRMRDLIQLTDAFADSGEPVLVTGETGTGKELFARRLHEKSTRRHGELVCVNVTAIPESIFEREFFGHTKGSFSGAESDGIGLAARAHGGTLFLDEIGDLPLELQPRLLRLLQDGSYQAIGDPAERHADIRLVAATNADLKQRVAEGRFRADLYYRLKILELRLPPITERREDILPLLKHFLAEAAGVPVELSRYFSAASLERAQSYAWPGNVREIAMAARQAHVQHAACGAVDVELGDADGFPVHLVGRDGAGAFRPADAPRRLGGRETGRSRILLALAEADGNRARAARALGVSRSTLYRQMERLGIAAKVRQD